The Microterricola viridarii genome segment ATGTCGCGATCGCACAGCGCGAGCGCCCCGAGGACCTGCAGGTGTTCGACCGCCTGCGCGTGATGAACGAGCGCAGCATCGAGACCGTCGAGGCCCTCCTCGACCTCGCCCAGATTCAGTCGTCAACGGCAGAGCCCGAACCGGTCGACCTCGCCCAGGCCGCGGCCGAGGCCATCGACGGCTGCAGCGCGGAGGCCGCCGAGCACGGCGTGCGCGTCGAGCTCGACTTGGAGCCGGCCACGATCGAGGCCGAGCCGGTGCTCGTGCGACAGCTTTTGACGAATCTCGTGCACAACGCGATCCGGCACAACCTGGCCGACGGCGGCTTCCTCGCGGTGACGACGCGGGCGGATGCCGCCGGCGCCACGATCGAGCTCTCCAACAGCGGCGCCGTGCTCAGCCCCGCCGACGTCGCCGCGCTCACGGAGCAGTTCACCCGGGTCGCCGGGCGCACGACCAGCTCTTCCGGGCGCGGGCACGGCCTCGGCCTGTCGATCGTCGCCGCCATCGTCAACCGTTTCGAGGGCGAGCTCGCCCTGGAGCCCCGCCCCGGCGGTGGCCTCCATGTCCGCGTGACGATCCCCGCCGCCGCCGCCTGAGCGGTCCGCCTGAGCGCGTCGCCCCGCCGCTCCCCCGTTGGCTCGAGGGAGCGCCAGCGACCGAAGCCAACAACCGCGGCATCCGCCCGCCGCGCTGGGTGCGCCCGTCGAACCCCACAGCGGCAACCCGGTCACGCCAGCTCCCGGGCTTCGGGCGCTGCGCTGCTCCTTCGTCGCGGCGCGGCGCCCTCCAGCCGACGTGCAGAGCGGCGCGGCACCCTCCAGCCGACGTGCATCCCCCGTTGGCTCGAGGGAGCGCCAGCGACCGAAGCCAACACACACGCATCCGCCCGCCCCGCCGGGTGCACCCGACGAACCCCACACCGGCAACCCGGTCACGCCAACTCCCCGGCTTCGGGCGCTGCGCTGCTCCTTCGTCGCGGCGCTGCACCCTCCAGCCGACGTGCAGAGCGGCGGCACCCTCCAGCCGAGGTGCATCTCCCGTTGGCTCGAGGGAGCGCCAGCGACCGAAGCCAACAACCGCGGCATCTACCCGCCCCGACGGGTGCACCCGTCGAACCTCACGCCGGCAACCCGATCACGCCAGCTCCCGAGCTTCGGGCGCTGCGCTGCTCCATCGTCGCGGCGCGGCACCCTCCAGCCGACGTGCAGAGCGGCGGCCCCCTCCAGCCGACGTGCAGAGCGGCGCGGCACCCTCTAGCCGACGTGAATCCCCCGTTGGCTCAAGGGAGCGCCAACGACCGAAGCCAACAAACGCGACATCCGCCCGCCCCCGCTCGGTGCGCCCGACGAACCCCACACCGGCAACCCGATCACGCCAACTCCCCGGCTTCGGGCGCTGCGTTGCTCCTTCGTCGCGGCGCGGCCCCCTCCAGCCGACGTGCAGAGCGGCGCGGCACCCTCCAGCCGACGTGCAGAGCGGCGCGGAGCCCTCCAGCCGACGTGCATCCCCCGTTGGCTCGAGGGAGCGCCAGCGACCGAAGCCAACAACCGCGGCATCCGCCCGCAGACGGAATCCGCCCGCTGACGAGAGCTACCCCTCGGGGATCGGCTCCTTGGGCAGCTTGCGCACGCGCGCCCGCCGGCGCCGGCGCTCCGGCACCATCGAGCGCATCTCGTCGAGCTTGCCGAAACAGAGCAGCCTGTCCCCCGCCTCCAGCACGAGATCGCCCTTCGGGTTGGGTAGCACGGCCGTGCCGCGGTGCACCGTCAGCACGGTGATGTCGCGGTCGCCGAGCCCGGAGGCCGCCATCGTCTTGCCGACGAAGTCTGCGTTGCCGTAGACGACGATCTCGGCGACGCCGTAGCCCGTCGAGACGCTGAGGCGCTGGCGCACGTCGATCTCAGGGAATCCGACCTGGTCGGCGATGTAGTCGATGATGGCGCCAGCCACATCGAGCCCGGTCGCCCGCTCAATGCCCTCGAGGCCCGGCGAGGAATTGACCTCCATGATCAGCGGGCCGTCGTTGCCCTCCAGCATGTCGACACCGGCGACGCGCAGGCCCATGATCTGGGCCGCCCGCACGGCGGCGCGGGTGTACTCCGGCGTCAGCTCCACGGCCTCGACGGTGCCACCGCGGTGCACGTTCGAGCGGAACTCGTCACCGCTGGCGACCCGGCGCATGGCGGCGACGACACGGTCGCCGACCACGAGTGCGCGGATGTCGCGGCCCTTGCTCTCAGAGATGAAGCTCTGGATCAGCACGTTCTGCTTGGTTGAGTGCAGCGTCTCGATGATTGCCTCGGCGATCTTCACCTCGGGGGCGAGGATCACACCGATGCCCTGGGTGCCCTCAAGCAGCTTGATGACGACCGGCGCCCCGCCGACCCGCTCGATCGCCAGGCGCACATCGGCCCGGTTGTGCACGAACGCCGTCGCCGGCATCGCGATCTCGTGGCGGGAGAGGATCTGGCTGGCCCGCAGCTTGTCGCGGGCGTTGCTGATGCCGTTGGCGGTGTTGGGCGTGTACACGTCCATCTGCTCGAACTGGCGCACAACGGCGGTGCCGAAGTAGGTGATCGAGTTGCCAATGCGCGGCAGGATCGCGTCGTAGTCAGAGAGCAGCCGGCCGCGGTATTGCAGGTCGGGTTCGGCGCCGGAGAGGTCGATTGCGAATCGCAGAGTGTTCAGCACCTTGACCCGGTGGCCACGTTGAAGCGCGGCGGCCCGGAGCCTTTGAGTCGAATAAGAGTGAGGGGCGCGCGAGAGGATAGCGAGTTTCAACTGGGGAGCCTGCCAAGATGAAGGAGTGAGTGAACCTGTCTATTCAAACACCATAGCGGGCTGGCGTGAGTGGGTCCGCCTGCCGAGCATCGGTGTGCCTTGGATCAAGGCGAAACTCGACACCGGTGCCCGCAGCTCCGCTCTGCACGCCTTCGACATCGAGGAGTTCACCGGCGCCGACGGCGACTGGGTGCGCTTCCAGGTGCACCCCTGGCAGAAGTCAGACGGGGATGCCGTCACCGTCGAGTGCCGCGTGCACGACCGCCGCACGGTGCGCAGTTCGTCGGGGCACGTCGAGGAGCGCATCATGGTGCTCATCGACGTCCAGATCCACGGCCGCACCGTGAGCGCCGAGACGACGTTGACCAACCGCGACCAGATGGGATTCCGGATGCTGATCGGGCGCGAGGCGCTCCGACAGGGCTTCCTCGTCGACTCCGCCGGCTCCTTCCTCGGCGGGCGCGCCCCGCGGGAGGTGCGCCGCCACAATCGCGGGCGCGCCTAGAACGCACCGTGCTCAGGCGCGGATGCGCTCGTACAACGCGTTGGCCGCGGTCGCGAATGTGCCGACGTAGTCGATCCGCTCCGGCAGCGTCGACCACTGGTCGCGTATGCCCTCGTTCAGCGCCAGCAGCTCCAGTACCACCTGCTGGGCGTCGGTGCCGACAGCGATCTCGCCCTGCCGCATCCGCTGCTCGATGAACGGCACGAATGCGTCCAGCGCGGCCTCCAGCGTGCGCTGGGAGCGGCCCTCGACGGGGTGACCCTCGATGCGCGACGCCCCCGTGAGCATGACGCGGAAGCGCAACAGCTCGGGCTCCGCCGCCGCGGCACGCACCGCAGCGATGAACGCGTCGAACAGCTCCCGCACTGACCCCGTCGGAACGCGGATCGACTGGTACACCTCCTCGCGGCGCTCGACGACCGCCATGAACAGCTCGTGCTTCGTGGCGAAGTGGTGGAACAGTCCGGCATCGGTCACGCCGGCCGCGCGCGCGATGTCCGCGATGCGCGCGGACTGGTAGCCCTTGCGGCCAAACTCGGTGATGGCGGCCGTGAGGATGGCCGCGCGGCGGGCGTCCCCCCGCGCCATGCGCTTGTCGTTGCTCGGTACGGATTCCGGTGTGCTCACAGGCTCGACCATACGAGACCGTGGCCGAAACCGAAGACGGGATCGACCGTGTCGAAGGGAACATCCTCCCTCGAGGCCTCGACCGCGGCCATCGAGCGTGGGATGTCGAATGGCAGGCGCCCGGACGTCGGGGCCGCGCCGGTCACGATGTCGAGCAGCACCGCGTCGTCCACGCCGAAGCTGCCGAGAAGCGTGAGCGGGAGCGCGGCGAGCGGCGTGAGCACGGCCGGGCGATCGAGGAACACGTCGACGACCGTGGGAACGCGCGCGGCGATCGCCGCGATGCGCTCGACGGTGGCTGGCGGAAACTCGAGGCTGCCCTGGTGGAAGCCCTGCTCGAGCATGCCCTCGCGGGGCTCGAACGGGGCGTCGATGCGCACGATTGCGACATCCGCGTCGGCGAGGCTCTCGACAGGGGTTGCGTAGCGCGCGAGAACCTCGCGGTCGACGCCCTCTGTGTAGACGCGGGTGGCCGCGGTGAGCCGCAGCTGCCCGCCCTGCAGGGCGACGACGGAGGCCCGCTGCACCCGGCGGGCGAGCTCGATGTGCTCGGGGGTGGCGATGTGCCGGGCCACGCGGTCGGCATCGGCGGCGCCGTCGCCGGGCCCGTCGAGCAGGCCGAGCGCTGCCTTCTCCCTGAGCACGCGCCGCACCGACACGTCGACCCGCTCCAGGGAGATCAGGCCGCGCTCGAGTGCCTCGAGGAGCGGGGCGGGATCGTCCTCGCCGCCGAGCTGGTCGACGCCGGCATCGAACAGTCGGGCGACGCGCTCGGCGGGGCTGGCCTGCAGCATCCCCCAGGCGCGCACCGGGAACTCGATGCCCAGCCGCGGCAGCCGCATGCCGCTGACGATGTTGAAGTCGGTCACGACCACCCCGTCGAAGCCCAGCCGCCCCCGCAGCACATCGGTGAGGATGCGCCGCTCGAACGCGAAGCCCACCTCGTCGGCGTCCAGCCCGATGGGTGCCGCATAGCCGGGCATCACGCGTACCACGCCGGCCCGCACGGCGGCGGCGAACGGGGCGAGGTGGTCTTCGAAGCGCCCGCCGGGGTACACCGTGTGCGCCCCACGCTCGAAGTGGGAGTCCTCGCCGCCACGCTGCGGCCCGCCTCCCGGGAAGTGCTTCACGGTCGCGGCGACGCCGGACTCCTGCAGGCCCGCCACGTACTCGGTGACCAACTCGGCCGCGAGAGCCGGGTCCTCGCCGAAGGTGCCGGCGACCCGCCCCCAGCGCGGCTCGGTCGCGAGGTCTGCCATCGGGTGCAGGGCGATCCGGATGCCGGCGGCCCGCAGCTCCGCTCCGATCATGCGCGCGGCCTCCCGAACGAGCGCCGGATCGCGTGTCGCGGCCAGGCCGATCGGCTCCGGCAGCACCGTGAACCCGCCGCCGCTCATCGCGACCTGCGCGTTGCGATTGCGGCCGTGCACGGGGTCGGCGGCCACCGAGACGGGGATGCCGAGGCGGGTGGATGCCGCAAGCCGGCGCACGTTCTCGCCCCAGCGGGCCAGCTCGGCGGCCGGCGCCGCGTTCATCAGCGTCAGGTGGGTGATGTGCCGCGCGCGGACCAGCTCGGTGGTCGGCGCGAAGCCGAACGGCGACTCCGACTCGGTGCCCTCCCAGAGCGACCCGTCCGCCCCGGTGACCACGCGGGCAACGAGGAGGCTCCCGACCTTCTCCTCGACGGTCATCGCCGCCAGCAGGCTCTCGACCTGCTCGGCGCCGGCCCGCACGCCGGCCTGCACGCCGGCCGGCGCTGCGGAGGTGTCCACCATGAAAGCTCCTTCGTCTCGGCCGCGCAGGGGCGACCCGCACCCAGTAGACCACAAACCTAGTGACGACTTGGTGACTTTTCGGTGAATGATTGCGTACGAATCGTGCGGCACAGTATGGTCATCTGGAATTAACCTAGTTGCTACTAGGTTTTTGAACGCGGGAAGAGAGCGATTGGTCCAATGAGGGATCAATCCAACCGAGGAAGGTTCTCATGGCCAACACCGTCGATGCGCTGTCCCCCACGCGCGTCCCCATGTCTCGCATCTACCTGTTCGCACTCATCGAGCTGGCAACGCTCGGCGCTCTCATCACGCCCCTGGTGGTGTCGCTCTCCCTGAAAGTGCTGCAGCTGGTTCCGGAGGCCGAGAAGGAAGGAGCCCTCGGGATCGTCGCCGCGCTCGGAGCGCTCTCGGCGCTCCTCGCCAATCCAATCTTCGGCCATCTCTCCGACCGCACGCAGAGTCGGTTCGGCCGCCGCCGGCCGTGGCTCGTTGCCGGCGTGCTCGGGGGGCTTGCGGCATCCGTGCTGCTGGCAATCGCGCCAAACCTGCCGGTCATGATCGTGGCGTGGGTACTGGCGCAGGCCGCGTACAACGCGACCCTCGCCGCGCTGTCCGCCCTGCTGGCCGACCAGGTCCCCGAACAGCAGCGCGCGAAGGCCTCCGGGATCTTCGGCGCGTTCGGATTCCTCGGCATGGTGCCGGCCATGATCGTCGCGGCCCTGTTCGCGTCGAACCTGACGCTCGTCATGCTGGTCATGCCGGTTTTCGCGGTCGTCGTCGTCACGGTCATCTGCCTCGTCATCCCCGACCCGCAGGTTGATCGCCAGGATGCCGGTCGCCGCTCGTTCGCGCAGGTCTTCTCGGCGTTCGTCTTCAACCCGGCGAAGGTTCCGGCGTTCACGCTGGTCTGGGTGCAGCGCGCGACGATGCAGTTCGGCTACACGGTGGTGTCGACCTTCGCCCTGTTCTACCTGATGATCCGCCTCGGCATGGACCAGACCGGCGCGGCGAGCCTGACGTCGATCGCGACGCTGGCCGGGGCCGCTCTCAACGTCGTTGCGGCATTCACCTGCGGCTACCTCGCCTCACGGCGCGGGAACTATGCCCCCTTCGTCATCGGCTCGGCCGCCCTCATGGTGGTGTCCCTGCTGATGAAGGCCTTCACCGACGACCTCTCGGTGTTCTGGATCAGCACCGCGCTCGCCGGCTTCGCCCTCGGCGCCTACTACGCCGTCGACCTCGCCCTCGTGATGCGCACGCTGCCGGCCGGCGAGGAGGGCAAGTACCTCGGCATCTTCAACGTCGCCAAGACGCTGCCCCAGTCGCTGGCGCCCGCGCTCGCGCCGTTCATCGTGTTGATCGGCGGAGCCGACCCGATCGCCGGCGGCGAGAAGAACTACGCCGCGCTCTACATTGTGGCCGCCGTCGCCGTGCTAGCCTCGCTGCTCACCCTCCCCGGGCTGCGTGGCGTGCTGCGGCGCGCAGACTCCGAGCGCCCCCGCGTCGCGTCCGCCCCCGCACGCATCACCGAGAAGGCAGAAGTCGCATGAGCTCACTCTTCGCCGGCACCTACAACGCCAGAGACACCGGCGGGATGCCGCTGGCATCCGGCGGCACGACCAGGTCGGGCGTGCTCTACCGCTCAGACTCGCTCGGCACCGCTTCCGACGCCGGCCTCGAGTCGCTGGCCTCGACGCCGATCGGGGTGATCGTGGACTTCCGCACCGGGCCGGAGCGGGAGCAGGCGCCGGACCGACTGCCGGTCAGCCGTTCGATCACTGTCGTCGAGGTGCCTCTCCTCGAGGGGGCGATGGCCGCTCCGACCTCAACCGGCGAGCCGGTCTCCCCGGAGGCGATGCTGGCGGCGCTGTCGCAGCTGCCGACGATGCCGGAGCTGTACGTGGGGATGCTGCGGCACGGCGCCGCGTCTTTCGCGCAGGTCGCGCGGCTCGTCGCCGAGCCAGCGGATGCCGAGCATCCGGCCGTGTTGGTGCACTGCACGGCCGGGAAGGACCGCACGGGCGTCGCCACCGCGCTGCTGCTCGACGCCGCCGGGGCGGAACGCGAGGCGGTTGTTGCCGACTACGCCCTGAGCGGGTCCAACCTCGCCGGCGAGTGGGCAGATGCGATGCTCGCGCGCCTGGCGGCGGCTGGCGTTCCCGCGCTCCCCCAGCTCACGGAGCTGGTGACCACGACACCGCGCGAGGCGATCGAGGCCGCGCTCGGCTGGCTCGATGAGCAGGGCGGGTCCGCAGCGTACCTGCGCGCCGGCGGGCTCTCCGAGGAGCACTTGGACGGCCTGCGGGCGCAGCTCGCCGGCTGACGGAGCACGGGCCCGTCTCGCAATTCGCGGGCGTAAGCTTCGCCCTGTCGGCCCGGTCAAGCTGGCCGCAGAATCGGAGACGATCATGTCCAAGTTCGTTGTGATTTACACCTCGCCGGAAAGCGTCGAATCGGCAGTGGAGAGTTTGACCCCCGAGGAAGAAGCCGCCAGCACCCAGGCCTGGATGGACTGGGCTGCGCGCACCGGCGAGAAGCTGGCCGACTTCGGCGCCCCGCTCGGCCACGGCAAGCACGTCGCGCAGTCCGGCGTCACGGATGCGCCGGTGGGCGTCGGAGGCTACTCCTTCGTCGAGGCGGTCGACCTCGACGAGGCCGTGGCAATGATGGACGGGCACCCGCACCTCTTGACGCCCGGCGGCACCATCCAGGTGTACGAGGTGCTCGCGGTCCCGGGCATGTGAGCGGGCACCGTGGGGCGCCGGCACTCGGCCGGCGCCCCACGGGGCGTGCTCCCTAGAACGCGGTGATGACCACGCGCGTGATGTCGTGAACGACCTGTTCGTGCAGGCACTCTCGGAGTCGACCCGCGACGTCGTGCGCGCGGAGCGGGCGGACCTCGATGAGGACGGCGTGCGGATCGCCTCGGACTTCTTGGGCGCGGGCACCGCGCGGGTGGTCACCGACTGGCTGGAACGCCCCGGCGAGACGTCACGCGAACAGGTGATCGAGGTGCTCTTCCTCATGCTGCCGACCTGGCTGACCCAGGACGACGTCGGCACGCACTGAGCCGGAAGCCGCATCACACGCCGGCGACCGCTGCCGGTTGGATGGCAGCGCGCACCAGGCGCAGTTGCAGCGCAATGCCGGGCCTCACCGGGAGCAGTGCGGAACGCTGGGCTTTGACACCGTCGACAGATGCCAGCAGCAGGACGGCCAACTCCGCGCTTGCGGCCGCGATGCCGGAGAGACGAATCTCACCGCGGCCCTCGGCTGCATCCAACGCGTCCCGGAGGAGGTCAATGAGCCGCCGCCGTGCGCTCAGCACCACGTCCCCGACGAGTTCGGCGCTGGCGTCAAAGAGCTCCGCCCCGTGCGGGCTCGCCGCGATCTGCTCGACGAGACCCTCGAAGTAGGCCACGAGAGCGGCCTCGATTCGCTCGAAGACATCGCCGGATTGACCAAGCTCGGCCTCCACGAGCGCCATGACCGCGGCATGGGTTCGCACCGCACCTGAGCGGAAGACGTCCTCCTTGTTCGCGAAGTGGAGGTAGAGAGCCGCCCGGGAGATCCCAGCCGCGCGGGCAATGTCTTGCATCGACGTCTTCTGAAAGCCGTAGGTGCAGAAGACGGGGAGCGAGGAGTCGAGGATGCGAGCGGACTTGGCTTCGGGAGTGGGCACAATCGATATTGACACTTTCGACTGAAAGTGTCAATCTGTCAATCGCGTACCGCGCGCATGCCGCGGCGCCCTCCCGACCGAAAAGGACACCTCATCGTGACGTCATCCGCCACCCCCTCCGAGCTCACCGAGGCTCCCGTGCCCGCCGACCCCAGAGTCGAGCAGATTCGCGACCTGGAGCGGGCACGCCTGCAGGCCCTCGTCGAGGGCGACATCGCGGCAGCGAGCGCACTGCACGCCGACGACTTCCAGCTCGTGACACCCATCGGGGCCCTTCTCACCAAGGCGCAGTACCTCGGCGCGGTGGCTGCCGGCGAGATCGACTACCTCGCCTGGGAGCCGGGCCCGATCGAGGTTCGACTCGCCGGTGAGGGAGCCACGATCCGCTATCGCGCCGAGCTCGAAGTCGTCTTCGGCGGGCACCACGTCGCGCGCACCGGCTACTGGCACACCGACAGCTACGAGCTCAACGACGGAGCGTGGCAGGCCGTGTGGTCTCAAGCCACCGAGATTCGGTAACAGTCGACGAGGGTGGCGGCTCTAGCCGGCCCGCACGATCAGCGCGTCGCCGACGCCGCCCACCGAGGCAAGGATGTCGGCCGTGTCGACGATCATGCGTTGCATCGCCTCGGCGGCACGTGTCAGCGCCACGTCGCCGCGGTGGGCGAGGCTGATCGAGCGGGTCAGCCGCGGCGCACTGAGCCGCGCCGAGCACAAACCGGGCCTGTCTGCCAGCACCATAGCCGGCACCACCGCGACGCCGAGGCCACGCTCCACGCAGCGCAGCACGGCGTCCATTTCCGAGCCCTCGAGCACGATCTGCGGGCTCAGCCCGGCCTCTGCGAAGGCCTGCATGGTGGCAGCGCGCAGGTCGTAGTTCTCGTGGAACGTGATCTGCGGCAGCGCCGCCAGCTCGGCCAGCGTGATCGATTCGCGACCGCCGAACACCGTGCTCTGCGCGGCAGAGACCACGACGAGCTCCTCGGTCAGCAGCGGGATGCGGCGCAGGCTCGCCGCGGGGTTGTCCCCGTCCTCTGTGGTCGTGATGAGCGCCAGGTCGAGGCCGCCGCCGGCCAACTCGTCGAGCAGCCCGCGGGAGCCTCCCTCAGTGAGGTGCAGCTGGATGCCCGGGTATGCCGTGTGGAAGGCGGTCAGCACCTCGGCGACGAGGCTGATGCAGAGCGTCGGTGTCGCACCGAGTCGCACCCGCCCGGAGCGGAGACCGGCCAGCTCCTGCATCTCGTAGCGCACAGCCTCGGCATCCGCCAGCATGCGCCTGGCCAACGGCAGCAGCGACTCCCCCGCCGCCGTCAGGGTGATGTTGCCGCGCACCCGGTGAAACAGCTCGGCGCCGAGGGCCGCCTCCAGAGTGGCGATCTGGCGGCTGAGCGAGGGCTGGGCCAGGTGCAGCTGCGCGGCGGCGCGGGTGAAGTGCCCGGTGCGGGCGACCTCGACGAAACTCTGCAGCTGCTCAAGATTCATATCGACAGCCTAGTTTCTATCCATAGCTAAAGCGCATCGATTCGACTCGAATGATTCATTGGACTAATGGAGGAGTGCTTCTTAGCGTTGAACGCATGAGTGCAACCCCTGAGAACGAGAAGCAAATTTCCACGACCGTGCTGGTGATCGGCACGGGCGGCTCCGGCCTGCGGGCGGCCATCGAGCTGGCCGAGATGGGCGTGGACGTGCTCGCCGTCGGCAAGCGCCCGCGCAACGACGCACACACCTCCCTCGCCGCCGGCGGAATCAACGCCGCCCTCGGCACCATGGACGAGGAGGACTCCTGGCAGCAGCACGCCGCCGACACCATCACCGAGAGCTACAACCTCGCCAACCCGCACACCGTCGAGATCGTCGCCCGCGGCGCCGAGCAGGGCATCCGTGACCTGGAGCGCTACGGCATGAACTTCGCGCGCGAAGACGACGGGCGCATCTCGCAGCGCTTCTTCGGCGCCCACACCTTCCGGCGCACAGCGTTCGCCGGCGACTACACCGGCCTCGAGATCCAGCGCACCCTCGTGCGCCGCGCCGAGCAGCTGAACGTGCCGATCCTCGACTCCGTCTACATCACCCGCCTGCTGGTGCGTGACAACCAGGTCTTCGGCGCCTACGGCTTCGACATCAACACCGGCACCCGCTACCTGATCCATGCGGATGCCGTCATCCTCGCCGCCGGCGGCCACAACCGCATCTGGCGGCGCACCTCTTCCCGCCGCGACGAGAACACGGGCGACTCGTTCCGCCTCGCCGTCGACGCCGGAGCGCGCCTCCGCGACCCCGAGCTGGTGCAGTTCCACCCGTCCGGCATCATCGAGCCGGAGAGCGCGGCGGGCACGCTCATCTCCGAGGCCGCACGCGGCGAGGGCGGCATCCTGCGCAACGCCCTCGGCGAGCGCTTCATGGCCAACTACGACGCCGAGCGGATGGAACTCTCCACCCGCGACCGGGTGGCCCTGGCCGCCTACACCGAGATCAAGGAGGGGCGCGGCACCGACAACGGCGGTGTCTGGCTGGACGTCTCTGAGCTGCCCCGGTCGGTGATCATGGAGCGGCTCCCCCGCGTCTACCAGACCATGATGGAGCTGCAGATGCTCGACATCACCGAGCAGCCGATCGAGATCGCGCCCACCGCGCACTACTCAATGGGCGGCGTCTGGGTGCGGCCGGAGGATCACAGCACCGATGTTGACGGCCTGTATGCGATCGGAGAGGCCTCCAGCGGTCTGCACGGCGCGAACCGGCTGGGCGGGAACTCGCTCATCGAGCTGCTCGTGTTCGGTCGCATCGTCGCCCGGGCCGCCGCTGCCTATTCGGCAGGGCTCGAGTCGCAGCCGCGCTCGGCCGCGGCGCTGGCCGGCGCCCGGGCCGAGATCACCGATCTGCTCGCCGCCGACGGCCACGAAAACGTGCGGGCACTGCAGCGCGCCATCCGCAATATGATGACCGAGCACGCCGGCGTCGTGCGCGACGAGGCCGGCCTGAAGCAGGGCCTCACCACCCTCGACGAGATCGAGGCGCGCATGGCCGGCATCGGCATCCACCCCGACATCGCCGGCTACCAGGACCTGGCGCACGCCTTCGACCTCAAGGCCTCGGCGCTGGCCGCCCGCGCCACGCTGGAGGCGGCGTTGGAGCGCCGGGAGACCCGCGGATGCCACAACCGCAGCGACTACCCGCAGACCGACCCCGCGCTGCAGGTCAATCTGGTCTGGTCACCGACCGCCGGCGTGGTGCGCGAGGAGATCCCGCCGGTGCCGGAGGAGATCGCCGCGCTGTTCAAGGAGGTCTCGACCGCCGGCAAGCTCGTCGAGTAGCTCGCAGCCGCAAGCGGGCGGAGATTCTCCTCCATTTACCTCCGCCCCTTGCGCGCGCGGCGGCGCGGAACAAGGCTGAGTCCTGGTTTCACACCGCACAATCTGGAGGAGAAAGACGATGCCGTTTATCACCACCTCGGACGGGGCCGAGATCTACTACACCGATCAGGGCGCAGGGCAACCGGTCATTCTCAGCCACGGCTGGCCGCTCAACTCCGACGCCTGGCAGCTCGAGTTGAAGATGCTCGCCGACGCCGGCTTCCGCGCGATCGCCCACGACCGGCGCGGGCACGGCCGTTCCTCCCAGCCATGGCAGGGCAACGACATGGACACCTACGCCCGCGACCTCGCCGAACTCGTCGAGGCCCTCGACCTGCACGACCTCATCCTGATCGGCCACTCGACGGGAGGCGGCGAGGTGGTGCGCTACGCCGCCAGGCACGGCGGCGGCCGGGTGTCCAAGATCGTCACCGCCGGCGCCGTGCCGCCGATCATGGTCAAGTCCGAGCG includes the following:
- the rimK gene encoding 30S ribosomal protein S6--L-glutamate ligase; this translates as MKLAILSRAPHSYSTQRLRAAALQRGHRVKVLNTLRFAIDLSGAEPDLQYRGRLLSDYDAILPRIGNSITYFGTAVVRQFEQMDVYTPNTANGISNARDKLRASQILSRHEIAMPATAFVHNRADVRLAIERVGGAPVVIKLLEGTQGIGVILAPEVKIAEAIIETLHSTKQNVLIQSFISESKGRDIRALVVGDRVVAAMRRVASGDEFRSNVHRGGTVEAVELTPEYTRAAVRAAQIMGLRVAGVDMLEGNDGPLIMEVNSSPGLEGIERATGLDVAGAIIDYIADQVGFPEIDVRQRLSVSTGYGVAEIVVYGNADFVGKTMAASGLGDRDITVLTVHRGTAVLPNPKGDLVLEAGDRLLCFGKLDEMRSMVPERRRRRARVRKLPKEPIPEG
- a CDS encoding ATP-dependent zinc protease family protein, whose product is MPWIKAKLDTGARSSALHAFDIEEFTGADGDWVRFQVHPWQKSDGDAVTVECRVHDRRTVRSSSGHVEERIMVLIDVQIHGRTVSAETTLTNRDQMGFRMLIGREALRQGFLVDSAGSFLGGRAPREVRRHNRGRA
- a CDS encoding TetR/AcrR family transcriptional regulator, which translates into the protein MSTPESVPSNDKRMARGDARRAAILTAAITEFGRKGYQSARIADIARAAGVTDAGLFHHFATKHELFMAVVERREEVYQSIRVPTGSVRELFDAFIAAVRAAAAEPELLRFRVMLTGASRIEGHPVEGRSQRTLEAALDAFVPFIEQRMRQGEIAVGTDAQQVVLELLALNEGIRDQWSTLPERIDYVGTFATAANALYERIRA
- a CDS encoding glycoside hydrolase family 3 protein, with translation MVDTSAAPAGVQAGVRAGAEQVESLLAAMTVEEKVGSLLVARVVTGADGSLWEGTESESPFGFAPTTELVRARHITHLTLMNAAPAAELARWGENVRRLAASTRLGIPVSVAADPVHGRNRNAQVAMSGGGFTVLPEPIGLAATRDPALVREAARMIGAELRAAGIRIALHPMADLATEPRWGRVAGTFGEDPALAAELVTEYVAGLQESGVAATVKHFPGGGPQRGGEDSHFERGAHTVYPGGRFEDHLAPFAAAVRAGVVRVMPGYAAPIGLDADEVGFAFERRILTDVLRGRLGFDGVVVTDFNIVSGMRLPRLGIEFPVRAWGMLQASPAERVARLFDAGVDQLGGEDDPAPLLEALERGLISLERVDVSVRRVLREKAALGLLDGPGDGAADADRVARHIATPEHIELARRVQRASVVALQGGQLRLTAATRVYTEGVDREVLARYATPVESLADADVAIVRIDAPFEPREGMLEQGFHQGSLEFPPATVERIAAIAARVPTVVDVFLDRPAVLTPLAALPLTLLGSFGVDDAVLLDIVTGAAPTSGRLPFDIPRSMAAVEASREDVPFDTVDPVFGFGHGLVWSSL
- a CDS encoding MFS transporter; this translates as MANTVDALSPTRVPMSRIYLFALIELATLGALITPLVVSLSLKVLQLVPEAEKEGALGIVAALGALSALLANPIFGHLSDRTQSRFGRRRPWLVAGVLGGLAASVLLAIAPNLPVMIVAWVLAQAAYNATLAALSALLADQVPEQQRAKASGIFGAFGFLGMVPAMIVAALFASNLTLVMLVMPVFAVVVVTVICLVIPDPQVDRQDAGRRSFAQVFSAFVFNPAKVPAFTLVWVQRATMQFGYTVVSTFALFYLMIRLGMDQTGAASLTSIATLAGAALNVVAAFTCGYLASRRGNYAPFVIGSAALMVVSLLMKAFTDDLSVFWISTALAGFALGAYYAVDLALVMRTLPAGEEGKYLGIFNVAKTLPQSLAPALAPFIVLIGGADPIAGGEKNYAALYIVAAVAVLASLLTLPGLRGVLRRADSERPRVASAPARITEKAEVA
- a CDS encoding tyrosine-protein phosphatase produces the protein MSSLFAGTYNARDTGGMPLASGGTTRSGVLYRSDSLGTASDAGLESLASTPIGVIVDFRTGPEREQAPDRLPVSRSITVVEVPLLEGAMAAPTSTGEPVSPEAMLAALSQLPTMPELYVGMLRHGAASFAQVARLVAEPADAEHPAVLVHCTAGKDRTGVATALLLDAAGAEREAVVADYALSGSNLAGEWADAMLARLAAAGVPALPQLTELVTTTPREAIEAALGWLDEQGGSAAYLRAGGLSEEHLDGLRAQLAG
- a CDS encoding YciI family protein codes for the protein MSKFVVIYTSPESVESAVESLTPEEEAASTQAWMDWAARTGEKLADFGAPLGHGKHVAQSGVTDAPVGVGGYSFVEAVDLDEAVAMMDGHPHLLTPGGTIQVYEVLAVPGM
- a CDS encoding TetR/AcrR family transcriptional regulator, whose protein sequence is MPTPEAKSARILDSSLPVFCTYGFQKTSMQDIARAAGISRAALYLHFANKEDVFRSGAVRTHAAVMALVEAELGQSGDVFERIEAALVAYFEGLVEQIAASPHGAELFDASAELVGDVVLSARRRLIDLLRDALDAAEGRGEIRLSGIAAASAELAVLLLASVDGVKAQRSALLPVRPGIALQLRLVRAAIQPAAVAGV